CTAGCTTGTATATTCGTCAGTCGTAACTATGAATGACTAATGGGATCAATAATAACATGTTTGCTTCCACGGGGTGAAGCAGGGCAGATCCTATTTTCCTAGAGGTCATGGATCTGATCAAGGGTCTTTCTGGAACAGACTAAAATATGAACAAAAGAACTTAGTGTGCAGCAGCTCTGTAGGAGAATGTCCTAAGACATACTGGGGAACTATAGTAAATAATAGGTTGAGAATGATGTGGTAACTTTTTCTTGTGTTCTTAAATTAATGTGGCAACTTTTGCTTCTGTTATGCTCACTATCTATTTCCTTTAAGCTTCATAGTTAGCACCATCATGAGTGTCATTCACTTCTTATAGTTCCTGGCACATCACGTAAAGCTTTCTCTttgcttgtttttctttttgttatctTCTGGCAAGTTAAGTATCTTCTGTATTTCAATTATAGCATTTCAGAAACTCTCTGAACCTTATGTCCATATGAGGTACAAAAGCTTGAATATGTGACTCAAAGATCATCAAagaaaaaattccttgcaaaaggCCATTTTTCTTGTTGTGTAAAGGTAAAATTGATTGGTTGTTGATTATGGCCAGTTTAATTGTTTGAGTTCGGATTTGAATTGGGTATGTGAGATTATGATTGATTAGTGTGGTTTTGTGGGGTTGTGCTACTTTTTCTTGTGTAGGAATTTGATGGAGTATATGGACCAGCATGGCACTGCATTGTAGGAACAAATTTTGGGTCTTTTGTCACACACTCAGTAAGTGGCTTTATGTATTTCTCAATGGATCAAAAGTTGTACATCCTCTTGTTTAAGACCACAGTACAAAGAGCAGACTGAAAGTTTTTCAATCATTTTTAGCATGGGAAGAAGTTCTGGAAAAGCTTTAAAAATAAGTTGTAATTCTTTCTGGCTTGTACAGTGTTTAATGCATCAGGAAAAAGCTGAAAACTTGATCCTTTGTAACTATGTAAAAAACATTTACTTGGTTGGTTGAAGTTGTGGGGCTTCGTAAATGTCTGATTCAGAAATCCCTTCTGCTAGTTCTGTAAGCCCATATGCATCTGTCACTTCTCATTACATATAATATAATCCTTATAAGtcttttttctgcttttctgtGACTTTTTTCCTGCTTTTGGCTTGATCAATATTTATTGCCCTCTGGCCACATTGTCTTTAAGCTTTAGTGTTCATAGCATGATGGGATCAATTCACCTCAGAAGAGAATGAGAATGCTCAGTAAATGAGATAATATGTGTCTGCAGTTATACTGTTATAGTATTTATGTATGTGGTGGGCTGATTAGGCAATGTAAATTGCTGAGTTTCTCGACAAATAACAACATCTTCTTTTTGCAGGCTTACTCATCCAGCCTGATAGATGTAGAAAGGGATTATCTTTCAATGGATAAACGATATCCCAGGCTCTTTATACCCTCAGAATTCTGCAAGGTTtgtctctatttttcttttctcgcTTCTTAAATGGTTAAGTGCATAATATTTAAGTGTGACATTTTGGTGTCTTAGGCTGTGGCCAAGGAAGAATCTTCAACTTTCTATCCGGACTCCTGTCAGGTATCATGATTCTGACGTTGTCTTGTCCAAGTTATTTTCAAAAGATCATATCTTGCTTCAGGATATGGAATCCTTTAGCTTCTTTGAAAAACACATATTAGTGCTttgcatattattattattttttatttttctcaaagAAGTGTAAACCTAGTGTGTTGTCACAGTTTTGAGCATGATTAGGTGGAAGAAGAGGGTGCAGCTGTAATGAAAGAGCCAACAACTAAAATATTGGCTGAAGAACCTGCAATATCAGGAGGTGGGAATATTGTGTGGAATGTGAAGGTAGGTTACTTCTTTGACCTTCCTCCTTGCGTTTCCTATTCTTTAAATTGCCCAAAAGTTAGGTAACTAACCAGTGTTAATTCCTGGAATAGAGAAATATTTGGAACCTTCTTCAAATTAGAGTTTACGTTCAACATAATTGAAGATTCTAAGCATGATCATTGTCGGTTTTACTTCTGTTAATACATATATAGGATCCTGACATTGTCTGTTTTCTTTCTGTTAATACAGAGAATCATGACTATCCTACTTTTCTATCCCTCTTCCAGATTATCTTGATGAGTGGGATAAGCAAGAATGCTTTAGAGGAGATGTCATCTGAAAGTTCTTAAAAACACCGCTCATTCATGACAATTAGTGGTCCATGGAATTCCACTGATGGTGGTGATCCATCAGTTGATGATAGCTCTTTAATTCAAACTGCAATAAGGTTTGTGCTGCTTGCTATCATTATTTAGTGGCAAAGACAATACTACTGATGATAACTCTTTAATTCAAACTGCAATAAGGTTTGTGTTGCTTGCTATCTATTATTTAGTGGCAAAGACAATACTACTTTTGGTATTATATTGAATGATGTTATCTTTGTAGATATGGAAAGGATGTTGCGAAACTTGATCTGCAGAACTGCAAGAATTGGAATCATTTTCTTAAGGTATAGCTTTTCCCTTATAATTATTGCGATGGTTAAGTAGTTGCAAGTCAGTTTGATTTTGCAGGTTTAATTCATGACTAGGTTTTCATTATATTTGGCATGTGCAGATACACTACGATAGGATTGGGAAAGATGGATTCTTTAGCCATAAAGAGATTATTGTCATATTCGTCCCAGATTTGTCTGTGTCTTTCTTCATTGGATACTGGTAgttaaaatttataaaaatggAACATGAACTTCAGTTTATTGAATGTGAACTTGTACTCATAAGATCTTTGAATCTGATAGAGCTGAAATACTTGTTCACCATTTTTTCTTTACAGGATGAGCTTGTTGGCAGCTTTACCTTCAACCCTTTGCTGCAGTGGTGTGATACTAAGTCTTACAGATTTGATTTTGTACTCATCTTATCGAGTTAAGTGTAAGAGATATATGTAGTGGCATCTGTTTGGGATGAAAATTTTATGAAGAGTTTCTTTTACATTCAGCTTCTTATATATATGACATGAGGGTAATATGAATATGACATTTGagcaatataattttttttttgtttgaaaagaCCTCATTTACGGCGCTCAGAGTGCGCCTTAAATAGGAATTCAGTCACTTTTTTACGGCGTGCAGGGGTATGCCTTAAATAGGAGGTCTTTTACGGCGCGCAACGTGGGCCGTAAATGACCTCAATAACATTTGTGGAACCACTTTTACGGCGCGTTAATTGTTCTTTTATGACGTATTTTTgcgcgccgtaaaagacatGGGTCTTTTACGGCGCGAGCTTTTACAGCCCGTTTTTGTGCGCCGTAAATAGCCTTTTACTGCACACATGgtgggccgtaaaagaccatttttggtgtagtgatttgaggtaaggtcgtgtagtgggtctatgggaccggccatcaggtaacacttggatttggcgccgtaattatttaagcatcatgcatcagttttcaagttgaaaatattaaagtttgtcgttcattTTTAAATACTTGGTTTAAGCCTATTTTCATACTGGAGCTCCAAAATCTATTTATTGGTTTCATGCCTAGTCgagttagagttcctgttgagcagcgaggacgaaagctcacccctacaacagtatgaatgcaggtattgtgcactggtgacgggacaatagcggacggagctgggtgtgcataacaagttcggtaaacccTTGTCTGGAGTTGTGctaaatctcatttctcaaactTCGTGCTTCGGAGCTTGTTGTTATCTAGCCTCGGGTTAAATTCAGTTGAATTCTCTTTCATCGAAATTCGTACCCCGTGTGAGCCTTTTTCCAAGTTCTGGACGAACGAAATAGATTTTAGCAATtcaagttttcacctcaaaaacatttgtagcttccgctgtgtttctacgaaaagttttcaaacaaaatgcctagcggttctctaggatgtaaatcgagcgttcggtttatattttagaggctcgcggcactgtgacgtgcttaagctggtgaggtgcagcttggggcgttacaaagcatgtgcccaaagatatttaccactagattgccactttgagcctatgtatatattttagcctttttgttcattaccaccacaaatccctacctagcctaaacacttttatcctacccttccatggtagttggtgaagcgattcgagagaatgactttatgtttgagtgcttcaaaagaagagaaaagtcaaaagtgtgaggttacaaaaaaTAAGTGTGGGGTAagtgatttgtatagaaaagaaattttcataaaaaaataaaaataaaaaaaaagttcaaggaaaagaaaagtagaagaataaaaaaaaaagggttgtgtgaagtagaaaaaaaaaagtattacgtAGTTTAGCGTGAGTTGTATattgggattagagtgagtgagttAGCATTTATAAGCAAAAtcttaaatctctacaagagagagttgcttcaccgattttCATGGACTTTGTCTTTCCCCATCCTTTATTTCTTatagccacttgcccttagccccattacaaccaaataaaagacctcttaatcttgaatgttgtgggttacctagcggagatgagatcgaagagcaagcatatggcgacgcgtgttgtgaaattgcttttgagtgaaatacatatagcccctaaacacttgagcggtaatatttagtgaacctatgtgagtttagtgggttatatcgggtcttctatgtgtctatttgattatggtggattgataTGACACATGGtttacacatgcatatacttgagcatttcttacatgtgcatcttaattgccttacaaatttataatttctatatcATGCTTTGTCGAACTCATGGTcatgtacataattagttctctgagaattatggttggaaaggctaataccacactttctttatgtttgagttaatagatttttttggcaattaatttacatttagtttgcttggggacaagcaaagttcaagtgtgggggtgatggtcaacacatgcatatacttgagcatttcttacatgtgcatcttaattgccttacaaatttataatttctatatcATGCTTTGTCGAACTCATGGTCATGTACATAATCAATTCTCTGAggattatggttggaaaggctaataccacACTTTCTTTATGTTTGACCATTTGTGTTTGAgttaatagatttttttggcaattaatttacatttagtttgcttggggacaagcaaagttcaagtgtgggggtgtgattatactcatttatatgcgtgtaattatatctaaaacactagaaataagtcaatcctcatgtcaattaatatgtaattaatctttttttactattttgtagaaaataagcggaattgtgtgGAAACGAGAGAAATTGGTGCAAAAATtagagcaaattggagtttccgacaaaaggacgaaatagtCAATACGGGTCAACCATGATCAATGccatcaagggagcggaatTCAATTGCCTCCGAGAGTATGTGTGGAATTACATGGCGacgagagaagaaagaagacggagaagatgaagaaaaaaaaaagaaaaaaaaaaggaaaaagtgaaaataataataattattattattttttttttttaagtttgctgacgtcatgatgacgtcagcaTGGCTGataccttcttcttcctcccacgTGCAGccatttcctttcctttcttttattttccttttcattttctttcttcctctcaGCCGCTGCCACGTGTCCCtatctcattttctttcttcttgtacACGAACAGCCACACACACGTTAATAAGTTAATTAACCtaggccatatatatatatatataccctttTCTCTTTGCAATCACCTGAGACACACATAGCGCCGCAGAGCCAAACGGGGAGGGCTGCCCTCTCCCATCAATCACCTTCCCatcatatttttttattattttcttagtaATATTTTGGGAATTTAGAAGGTCTCACTCAAAGCTTCAAAGGAATCATCACCAAGAGCACCACACCTCcattttgggtagttgggtgaagaaattacttggttcatactagcccatagctagaagtgagacaagctaactctcccctctcttccttattatctattccataattttatttgttattgatgatgtatttgactatggatagtgagtagttcaattttgggagttagggttgtgaagccctaactcatcttgtataaatattgatgctttaattttaataaatgcaagttccattgtgtatgctttaaattcgaatttattggtccttagaagcatgtttctaggctttgtcaccctttgaaattatgttgtgggcaattgtgatgaatagattaataaattgacaacttattagtcttatggcatctaggatttaagtgtggtgaccattagctagcttaattgtagctaagcttgcttgggtctctattatcttgctctctaggcctctaattttggatattgaggccttaaccggcgtaatgcccaaattagagagttgattgtggccttaaccggcataatcgatacaccgaaaggataattggtttagtagccttaaccggtactaaatacgggactcgacacatataggaaatgcatgcatttgtgaaattggcatcgatatttgcaagatagttagtgtgaatgaTCCAACACTatcatgttcccattaatttgaaaacccaaatttaattttctagttcgttaattagttgtttagtttacttttcggttgcgtttaatttagttaattcacaattcaaaacttccTACAATTTTctactcatttgtgcatattcaccactaggttcttagttttgattaggctttggtgaaaattaaagccaagcattgctaaggcttggtgccttagattgacatttttattttttttctttttctttctttgtttgctaagtgtctttatttccgattacccaaggattgtgggttagccactaatccccgtggtacgataaacttgggcataatatttccctatcttgacaatgatacgtacgcttgcgtaaatgtgtatccaagtcaggtactgcaccactaccatggatggtagaatggtgacgccacaaaggtggcataatggtgtcataggccatgggttccactagagagagtaggagacccataggttcgatggattctctccttaagaagagagcgagtttggcacaacttgattcattgatcattgatactcaaaatccgtctcatgagaatattttggattgtggttatgtccaagagacatcgttggaggacgcctcaatgttagaaccaattcctgaaaatatagagatctctacgaactacactagtgtacatgaggacgtggaattattgataccaatgacatcgaaccttactccgttgaagaatgccaacgtagagaaaattggcctaaatggaaagatgcgatccaggttgaattggattcactaacgaagatgaaggatttcgggcctgagatgccaacacctcctaacataaaacctattgacgttaacaggtcttcgttagatagcgtgatgagaaaaagagatggtaatctcaccttatggcgcaaggtttctcacaacgccctggaatcgactacgagaagacatattctctcgtaatggatgtcattgcactccactaccttgttagtttggtagtttccaaataactgaacatgcagcttacgaatgtggtcactacgtctctttatggggatctagatacggaatataatgaaagttcttgtggactttatttacccaagtcaagtatttgcaacgaggttgaaatgctcactaaaatgactacttgattgggaagggatatgatgaactatgcccacgcgtttccatgacaagttccggatttgcaattgtcgcggtttatgttgataaacataattggaacccttgagagttaaaggaaaccgctgaacacttgaaatccgagtttgagaggaaggaccttgggagaacacggttttgtgtagattcagaacttgtataccgtatCAATAgatatttttgataaagtcaaagatgcaccatggtcgtccgtagtcttggccctaaaagggatccgtttcgtcccagggatgatgacgaagacgtgttaatagcgaaagtgcttacttatgtacaataggcacattattgtacctagcacaatacaagaccggacacctcaattattatgaacttgttggctagatatagctccgcgccaacgcaacaccattagattggtataaagacaatctttcgatatttgagaggtacgattgatatgggcttgttctatccctacagagaaaagagatgacggaagtgtgggatcggaccccacaaggcagaatgccaccttccgtgctcctcctcccctccatcaaaatgacaacaagcacttctaaatactgaagtgaaccaaatccgataagaggataatgtagcggacttatttactaagtcgttaccagaatccaccttcgagaaacatgtgaagagcatcggattgagaaagttatctgaactcccatgattgtagcaatcagggggagatattgacatcagggggaggcatgatgtctacatgttcgatctcgaagagtgaaggacgtgttgtgctctttttgtcattcgaccagggttatttttgtcccacagggtttttgttacctggcaaggtttttaacgaggcaacaattaaagtgtcatcaccaagtttgagcggcacaagggggagtgttgaaggatatcgacataatgtgtgcctctacaaactagggtttagagttctAATAagaaagtaccctaggtatactaattgtattccgattctgttaccttttgtgtactctgtaaactccctatataaagggctcctattatcaataataaacacaattctattctcctacaacatagATGAATATATAAAGTTACAACCATATGCTACCACTGATAGTAACTACAACGAAGCAAAGAAATGGTTTCCTGGCTATGGTATATACTGATATATGCGCAACACATCCATTCTTTGAGAAGAGAGGACTTTTTGATCACCTCCTCTGAAAGTTCAACCGTCCGATACAGTAGGCGAAAATAGATGCAAAAGCTATGGGAAATGCAATGAGAACTAGTGCCACCAGAGCCAACTGATCATGGTGAAACCCAAAGTAGTCTTTCAAGAAGGCAGACACTGTTTTGGGTTCCCCAAATATGATAATCTCCTTGTTTATGTCTCCATATTGTGAAGTGAGCAAACCATTTAGTGACCAAGATGAGGGAGTCAGGTAATACAACCAAATCCACCATTTCGGAATTTGCTGCAAGAACAACAACATATCAAAGTCATATTTCCTAATTCTTACTATAGCTCTCTGCATGGATCCAAACATGTTAATGAGAATTAGTAGGCTCGGGCGTACCGGCTTAGGAATCAAAAAACCAGCAAACAGGTTATACACTGTGTAGAACACTGAAGATAGAATTGCAGCTACCATGAAGTTTGGCGTCAACGAAACGAGCATCATTCCCATGTAATTGTAGTATAGCAGTGAACAAAATAAGGCATAGAAGTACCAGAAAACCTTATATGCTGAAGCATAATACCCAATCATTGGATATGTGATGATCATAAATAAGACTGCCTGGATAAATATATAGGGAAGTTCAACCACCACCTATAGATAGCAAGAACTTAGCACAATAAGAATTTTAAGCTTCTTGTGAGTACTTAAAACTTGTAAGTAGACATTTCTAAGAAAAGTGTACCTGTGCAACCGAAAAGGCCAATGGTGAATACATCCCCACAAATTTTTCACGATACATGACAGTTCTCTCTGTGGCAACATATTGCAGAACAGTTGCGCAGTTATTTATGCCCAAGAAGATGACACCGGCATACATAGAACCAAGTATATTGAATAAGTTCTGCTGGTCGGTTCTAACAGAATATTGAGCCAAATTAAAACAGAAAAAGTGGTGGTTAGATATGAGTATGTGTAACACTGTAACTTATGAGTAGGATAGAATacttttgtttattattttccATTAGATGAAACTTCAAAAACATGCACACAGGCACACACAGAGCAGATAAGTACTTACATTTTCCTCCCTTGGTTCCAATACAATGTCCCGAAAATTAGAGATGATACAACCGTATGCATGATGCGCATCAAGTTATATGACGGACTCCTCCAATAAGACAAGTGCTGCTTCCATAGGCAAGATTTGAACTGCATCCAGCCATTTTGTGAAAAGCGTGTAGCAAAATGCAGATCTCTGGAACCAGGAGGTGGAGTACTCAACTGTCTTGCAAGCTCTATATTATTCCTGCAAATGTATTATAGGAAAGCTGTCATATCAGGCAAACatttaacataaaaaaatttcaacatTACTCCATACCACGTAACTAGATAATTAATTAACTGTACTCACCCATATAAACTAGATTCTCTGTATATTTGGGCAAAATCAATACCATGTTCAGCTTCAGCTGATGTAGAAGTGATGTCTAACATCCATGTAGCTGGATTGTAGTTACTTTTGATCTTTTGAACGCCAGGAATACTCTGCCATAAAGTttataaagaaagaaagttcAGCAGACCGAAGTTTTGTTCAAACTTATTTTGCTTGAGGCAACTAGTATGTCCCAGTCCTGATGACACAAGCAAACTAACCTGAAAATATTCGATAACTCTACTCGAGTGCTGACCCACCTGTCCTGAGTAGATCATACGCCCTCCAGTTTTCAAAAGAATTAGCTTCATTTgaagaataaaaaattactCATCAAGATTTGATAAGACTTGCTGCAACTTGTAAGACACTGTAACAACCTTGTCTAAGCATGATGCAAACTACAAACAAAGCCTTTTGGTTTTACCTCATCAAATGCTTCAAATATATCAATATTTGGTTGGTGGATGGTGCAAACAATTGTTCTTCCCGTATCAGCTACATTCTTCACTGCTCGCATGACTATTGCAGCAGCTCTTGCATCCAAACCAGTTGTAGGTTCATCCATGAAGATTATGGAGGGATTTGAAACAAGCTCGACAGCAATTGTAAGCCGCTTACGCTGCTCATTTGATAGACCACTAACACCAGGTATTCCAACCAAGGCATCTTTTATTCCATCAAGTTCAATGGTCTCAAGGACTTCATTGACAAACTCCTGTTACAGATGACATAGTATCTTTAGACAATATTATCTCAAAAATGAATTTAAAACCAAACATTTGATTCGGTATTCTATAAATGTCAGTCTTACAGTTTTTGTCTTTGAGTCAATCTGAGAAGCCAGGCGCAGCCAAGCAGAAAACATCAAAGACTCTTCTACAGTGATTTGTGGAGAATGAACATCGGTTTGCTCACAGTAACCCAATACCCTAGCAAATGTTTCTTGAACCTTGGGATATCCACCAATCTTTATGTCTCCTTCAATGCAGCCAGTAGTCTTTCTGCCTGCCAGAACATCAAGAAGAGTAGTTTTCCCAGCGCCACTGACGCCCATCAATGCTGTAAGAACACCAGGTCTAAATGCCCCTGTAATGTCACTTAGAAGTTGAAGTTTCTTCTGATTAAATCCTGGCTCCCTGGTTTCCTGGAATACGAATATAAGCAAGAAACAAACAACGTCATGTGATGTCAAAAGCTTTTAACACTACAAACACATCAAACTTTATGCTAATTAATCCTAAATAGGGTTACCATAGGAATAACATAGTATTGCACATCTTGGAAAACCAGTGTCAATGGAGTAAAGGGTAAGACCATCTTGCctgttaattaaaaaaaaggcaACAGTAAAATCTGATCTGTGGAATCATAGGAGACAAATAAAGGAACAAAAATCTTATTGTCAAATTTGTGACCAATACCAGTGGTTTTAGAAGGATGAATTCTAGACTTTTCTTTCACTTGGGCATCATCGAGGGAATCATCAGTTCTGTGAATTTGGGCAAGCTTTTCATGTGAAATGATACCATGAGATGATCCGGGAGCTGAATGTAGATAATGGGAGGAACCAATGTGTTTTAAGTTCCAGTCCTCGAGTTAAAATAGaataacagaaagaa
Above is a genomic segment from Rosa chinensis cultivar Old Blush chromosome 3, RchiOBHm-V2, whole genome shotgun sequence containing:
- the LOC112192960 gene encoding protein SHORT ROOT IN SALT MEDIUM 1-like, coding for MTISGPWNSTDGGDPSVDDSSLIQTAIRYGKDVAKLDLQNCKNWNHFLKIHYDRIGKDGFFSHKEIIVIFVPDLSVSFFIGYWMSLLAALPSTLCCSGVILSLTDLILYSSYRVKCKRYM